In Carassius carassius chromosome 5, fCarCar2.1, whole genome shotgun sequence, one genomic interval encodes:
- the LOC132141281 gene encoding calcium-binding mitochondrial carrier protein SCaMC-2-B isoform X4 codes for MVLIASKTDESCVGFFSHIAFNFFFFQLNMLCLCLYVSVHISERIELQYFESDSLPAQLKSLFKLSLFLPSQEFDSYRKWRKKIVKAGDKDLDGQLDFEEFVHYLRDHEKKLRLVFKSLDKKNDGRIDSQEIMQSLRDLGVHISEEQAGKVLKSMDKNGTMTIDWNEWRDYHLLHPADNIPEIILYWKHSTIFDVGESMMVPDEFTAEEKKTGMLWRHLVAGGGAGAVSRTCTAPLDRLKVLMQVHASRSNTMGIGGGFAQMIREGGLRSLWRGNGINVLKIAPESAIKFMAYEQIKRLIGSNQETLGILERLVAGSLAGAIAQSSIYPMEVLKTRLALGRTGQYSGITDCAKHIFKKEGLTAFYKGYIPNMLGIIPYAGIDLAVYETLKNSWLQRYATDSADPGVFVLLACGTMSSTCGQLASYPLALVRTRMQAQATQEGSPQMTMTGLFRHIVWTEGAIGLYRGLAPNFMKVIPAVSISYVVYENLKITLGVQSW; via the exons ATGGTCTTGATAGCTTCGAAAACAGACGAGAGCTGTGTaggttttttttctcacattgcctttaatttttttttttttcagctgaacatgttgtgtttgtgtctttaCGTGTCTGTCCATATCTCAGAACGGATAGAATTACAGTATTTTGAGTCTGATAGTTTACCAGCGCAGCTGAAGTCTCTTTTCAAGTTGAGTTTATTTCTTCCGTCACAAGAATTCGATTCATACAGGAAGTGGCGAAAG AAAATCGTCAAGGCTGGAGACAAAGACTTGGATGGTCAGTTGGACTTTGAGGAGTTTGTGCACTACCTGAGGGACCAtgagaagaagctgaggctggTCTTCAAGAGCCTTGACAAAAAGAACGATG GTCGCATAGATTCCCAGGAGATCATGCAGTCACTAAGAGACCTCGGGGTTCATATATCTGAAGAACAGGCTGGAAAGGTCCTCAAGAG TATGGATAAAAACGGTACGATGACGATTGATTGGAATGAATGGAGAGATTACCATCTGCTTCATCCTGCTGACAACATTCCTGAAATCATCCTCTACTGGAAACACTCTACG ATATTTGATGTTGGGGAAAGTATGATGGTCCCGGATGAGTTTACGGCGGAGGAAAAGAAAACGGGAATGTTGTGGCGACACCTGGTAGCAGGAGGTGGAGCTGGTGCAGTGTCCCGTACCTGTACCGCACCCCTGGACCGCCTTAAGGTTCTCATGCAG GTTCATGCGTCACGCAGCAACACCATGGGCATTGGCGGAGGATTCGCCCAAATGATCCGTGAAGGTGGACTTCGGTCGCTGTGGCGAGGGAACGGTATCAACGTTTTGAAGATCGCACCTGAATCTGCTATCAAGTTCATGGCGTACGAGCAG ATTAAGCGGCTGATTGGCAGCAATCAGGAGACTTTGGGAATCCTGGAGAGGCTGGTTGCTGGGTCTCTCGCAGGAGCTATTGCTCAGAGCAGCATCTACCCCATGGAG GTTTTAAAAACTCGTCTTGCCCTGGGAAGGACGGGTCAGTACTCTGGTATCACTGACTGTgctaaacatatatttaaaaaggaGGGACTGACAGCCTTCTATAAAGGTTATATTCCCAATATGTTGGGAATCATCCCTTATGCGGGAATAGATCTGGCTGTTTATGAG ACATTAAAAAACTCGTGGCTGCAGAGGTATGCTACAGACAGTGCCGATCCGGGTGTGTTTGTGCTGCTAGCCTGTGGTACAATGTCTAGTACTTGTGGACAGTTAGCAAGCTACCCATTAGCCTTAGTGAGGACACGAATGCAGGCTCAAG CTACTCAGGAAGGCAGCCCACAGATGACCATGACTGGTCTCTTCAGACATATTGTATGGACAGAGGGCGCTATTGGACTCTATAGAGGCTTGGCACCCAACTTTATGAAGGTCATTCCTGCAGTTAGCATCAGCTATGTGGTGTATGAGAACCTAAAGATCACCCTTGGCGTCCAGTCCTGGTGA
- the LOC132141281 gene encoding calcium-binding mitochondrial carrier protein SCaMC-2-B isoform X1 codes for MHQRGSFVSPLLSGVFCQCHSEEYQGSDPGGGGGCGRTLGSATSLSEHRHDESCDSPHHCPVCGGPEQEHRLKVLFQILDVNRDGGICVNDLTIGLKKLGVHRTEHELQKIVKAGDKDLDGQLDFEEFVHYLRDHEKKLRLVFKSLDKKNDGRIDSQEIMQSLRDLGVHISEEQAGKVLKSMDKNGTMTIDWNEWRDYHLLHPADNIPEIILYWKHSTIFDVGESMMVPDEFTAEEKKTGMLWRHLVAGGGAGAVSRTCTAPLDRLKVLMQVHASRSNTMGIGGGFAQMIREGGLRSLWRGNGINVLKIAPESAIKFMAYEQIKRLIGSNQETLGILERLVAGSLAGAIAQSSIYPMEVLKTRLALGRTGQYSGITDCAKHIFKKEGLTAFYKGYIPNMLGIIPYAGIDLAVYETLKNSWLQRYATDSADPGVFVLLACGTMSSTCGQLASYPLALVRTRMQAQAATQEGSPQMTMTGLFRHIVWTEGAIGLYRGLAPNFMKVIPAVSISYVVYENLKITLGVQSW; via the exons ATGCATCAGCGGGGATCGTTCGTCTCTCCGTTGCTCAGCGGTGTTTTCTGCCAGTGCCACTCGGAAGAGTATCAGGGCTCGGACCCCGGTGGAGGCGGGGGTTGTGGCCGGACTCTGGGCTCCGCGACATCTCTATCCGAGCACCGCCATGACGAGTCTTGCGACTCCCCGCATCACTGCCCGGTGTGCGGCGGGCCCGAGCAGGAGCATCGGCTCAAGGTGCTCTTCCAGATCCTGGATGTCAACAGAGACGGAGGCATCTGTGTCAACGACCTGACCATCGGACTGAAAAAGCTGGGGGTCCATCGCACAGAACATGAACTCCAG AAAATCGTCAAGGCTGGAGACAAAGACTTGGATGGTCAGTTGGACTTTGAGGAGTTTGTGCACTACCTGAGGGACCAtgagaagaagctgaggctggTCTTCAAGAGCCTTGACAAAAAGAACGATG GTCGCATAGATTCCCAGGAGATCATGCAGTCACTAAGAGACCTCGGGGTTCATATATCTGAAGAACAGGCTGGAAAGGTCCTCAAGAG TATGGATAAAAACGGTACGATGACGATTGATTGGAATGAATGGAGAGATTACCATCTGCTTCATCCTGCTGACAACATTCCTGAAATCATCCTCTACTGGAAACACTCTACG ATATTTGATGTTGGGGAAAGTATGATGGTCCCGGATGAGTTTACGGCGGAGGAAAAGAAAACGGGAATGTTGTGGCGACACCTGGTAGCAGGAGGTGGAGCTGGTGCAGTGTCCCGTACCTGTACCGCACCCCTGGACCGCCTTAAGGTTCTCATGCAG GTTCATGCGTCACGCAGCAACACCATGGGCATTGGCGGAGGATTCGCCCAAATGATCCGTGAAGGTGGACTTCGGTCGCTGTGGCGAGGGAACGGTATCAACGTTTTGAAGATCGCACCTGAATCTGCTATCAAGTTCATGGCGTACGAGCAG ATTAAGCGGCTGATTGGCAGCAATCAGGAGACTTTGGGAATCCTGGAGAGGCTGGTTGCTGGGTCTCTCGCAGGAGCTATTGCTCAGAGCAGCATCTACCCCATGGAG GTTTTAAAAACTCGTCTTGCCCTGGGAAGGACGGGTCAGTACTCTGGTATCACTGACTGTgctaaacatatatttaaaaaggaGGGACTGACAGCCTTCTATAAAGGTTATATTCCCAATATGTTGGGAATCATCCCTTATGCGGGAATAGATCTGGCTGTTTATGAG ACATTAAAAAACTCGTGGCTGCAGAGGTATGCTACAGACAGTGCCGATCCGGGTGTGTTTGTGCTGCTAGCCTGTGGTACAATGTCTAGTACTTGTGGACAGTTAGCAAGCTACCCATTAGCCTTAGTGAGGACACGAATGCAGGCTCAAG CAGCTACTCAGGAAGGCAGCCCACAGATGACCATGACTGGTCTCTTCAGACATATTGTATGGACAGAGGGCGCTATTGGACTCTATAGAGGCTTGGCACCCAACTTTATGAAGGTCATTCCTGCAGTTAGCATCAGCTATGTGGTGTATGAGAACCTAAAGATCACCCTTGGCGTCCAGTCCTGGTGA
- the LOC132141281 gene encoding calcium-binding mitochondrial carrier protein SCaMC-2-B isoform X2 yields the protein MHQRGSFVSPLLSGVFCQCHSEEYQGSDPGGGGGCGRTLGSATSLSEHRHDESCDSPHHCPVCGGPEQEHRLKVLFQILDVNRDGGICVNDLTIGLKKLGVHRTEHELQKIVKAGDKDLDGQLDFEEFVHYLRDHEKKLRLVFKSLDKKNDGRIDSQEIMQSLRDLGVHISEEQAGKVLKSMDKNGTMTIDWNEWRDYHLLHPADNIPEIILYWKHSTIFDVGESMMVPDEFTAEEKKTGMLWRHLVAGGGAGAVSRTCTAPLDRLKVLMQVHASRSNTMGIGGGFAQMIREGGLRSLWRGNGINVLKIAPESAIKFMAYEQIKRLIGSNQETLGILERLVAGSLAGAIAQSSIYPMEVLKTRLALGRTGQYSGITDCAKHIFKKEGLTAFYKGYIPNMLGIIPYAGIDLAVYETLKNSWLQRYATDSADPGVFVLLACGTMSSTCGQLASYPLALVRTRMQAQATQEGSPQMTMTGLFRHIVWTEGAIGLYRGLAPNFMKVIPAVSISYVVYENLKITLGVQSW from the exons ATGCATCAGCGGGGATCGTTCGTCTCTCCGTTGCTCAGCGGTGTTTTCTGCCAGTGCCACTCGGAAGAGTATCAGGGCTCGGACCCCGGTGGAGGCGGGGGTTGTGGCCGGACTCTGGGCTCCGCGACATCTCTATCCGAGCACCGCCATGACGAGTCTTGCGACTCCCCGCATCACTGCCCGGTGTGCGGCGGGCCCGAGCAGGAGCATCGGCTCAAGGTGCTCTTCCAGATCCTGGATGTCAACAGAGACGGAGGCATCTGTGTCAACGACCTGACCATCGGACTGAAAAAGCTGGGGGTCCATCGCACAGAACATGAACTCCAG AAAATCGTCAAGGCTGGAGACAAAGACTTGGATGGTCAGTTGGACTTTGAGGAGTTTGTGCACTACCTGAGGGACCAtgagaagaagctgaggctggTCTTCAAGAGCCTTGACAAAAAGAACGATG GTCGCATAGATTCCCAGGAGATCATGCAGTCACTAAGAGACCTCGGGGTTCATATATCTGAAGAACAGGCTGGAAAGGTCCTCAAGAG TATGGATAAAAACGGTACGATGACGATTGATTGGAATGAATGGAGAGATTACCATCTGCTTCATCCTGCTGACAACATTCCTGAAATCATCCTCTACTGGAAACACTCTACG ATATTTGATGTTGGGGAAAGTATGATGGTCCCGGATGAGTTTACGGCGGAGGAAAAGAAAACGGGAATGTTGTGGCGACACCTGGTAGCAGGAGGTGGAGCTGGTGCAGTGTCCCGTACCTGTACCGCACCCCTGGACCGCCTTAAGGTTCTCATGCAG GTTCATGCGTCACGCAGCAACACCATGGGCATTGGCGGAGGATTCGCCCAAATGATCCGTGAAGGTGGACTTCGGTCGCTGTGGCGAGGGAACGGTATCAACGTTTTGAAGATCGCACCTGAATCTGCTATCAAGTTCATGGCGTACGAGCAG ATTAAGCGGCTGATTGGCAGCAATCAGGAGACTTTGGGAATCCTGGAGAGGCTGGTTGCTGGGTCTCTCGCAGGAGCTATTGCTCAGAGCAGCATCTACCCCATGGAG GTTTTAAAAACTCGTCTTGCCCTGGGAAGGACGGGTCAGTACTCTGGTATCACTGACTGTgctaaacatatatttaaaaaggaGGGACTGACAGCCTTCTATAAAGGTTATATTCCCAATATGTTGGGAATCATCCCTTATGCGGGAATAGATCTGGCTGTTTATGAG ACATTAAAAAACTCGTGGCTGCAGAGGTATGCTACAGACAGTGCCGATCCGGGTGTGTTTGTGCTGCTAGCCTGTGGTACAATGTCTAGTACTTGTGGACAGTTAGCAAGCTACCCATTAGCCTTAGTGAGGACACGAATGCAGGCTCAAG CTACTCAGGAAGGCAGCCCACAGATGACCATGACTGGTCTCTTCAGACATATTGTATGGACAGAGGGCGCTATTGGACTCTATAGAGGCTTGGCACCCAACTTTATGAAGGTCATTCCTGCAGTTAGCATCAGCTATGTGGTGTATGAGAACCTAAAGATCACCCTTGGCGTCCAGTCCTGGTGA
- the LOC132141281 gene encoding calcium-binding mitochondrial carrier protein SCaMC-2-B isoform X3 encodes MVLIASKTDESCVGFFSHIAFNFFFFQLNMLCLCLYVSVHISERIELQYFESDSLPAQLKSLFKLSLFLPSQEFDSYRKWRKKIVKAGDKDLDGQLDFEEFVHYLRDHEKKLRLVFKSLDKKNDGRIDSQEIMQSLRDLGVHISEEQAGKVLKSMDKNGTMTIDWNEWRDYHLLHPADNIPEIILYWKHSTIFDVGESMMVPDEFTAEEKKTGMLWRHLVAGGGAGAVSRTCTAPLDRLKVLMQVHASRSNTMGIGGGFAQMIREGGLRSLWRGNGINVLKIAPESAIKFMAYEQIKRLIGSNQETLGILERLVAGSLAGAIAQSSIYPMEVLKTRLALGRTGQYSGITDCAKHIFKKEGLTAFYKGYIPNMLGIIPYAGIDLAVYETLKNSWLQRYATDSADPGVFVLLACGTMSSTCGQLASYPLALVRTRMQAQAATQEGSPQMTMTGLFRHIVWTEGAIGLYRGLAPNFMKVIPAVSISYVVYENLKITLGVQSW; translated from the exons ATGGTCTTGATAGCTTCGAAAACAGACGAGAGCTGTGTaggttttttttctcacattgcctttaatttttttttttttcagctgaacatgttgtgtttgtgtctttaCGTGTCTGTCCATATCTCAGAACGGATAGAATTACAGTATTTTGAGTCTGATAGTTTACCAGCGCAGCTGAAGTCTCTTTTCAAGTTGAGTTTATTTCTTCCGTCACAAGAATTCGATTCATACAGGAAGTGGCGAAAG AAAATCGTCAAGGCTGGAGACAAAGACTTGGATGGTCAGTTGGACTTTGAGGAGTTTGTGCACTACCTGAGGGACCAtgagaagaagctgaggctggTCTTCAAGAGCCTTGACAAAAAGAACGATG GTCGCATAGATTCCCAGGAGATCATGCAGTCACTAAGAGACCTCGGGGTTCATATATCTGAAGAACAGGCTGGAAAGGTCCTCAAGAG TATGGATAAAAACGGTACGATGACGATTGATTGGAATGAATGGAGAGATTACCATCTGCTTCATCCTGCTGACAACATTCCTGAAATCATCCTCTACTGGAAACACTCTACG ATATTTGATGTTGGGGAAAGTATGATGGTCCCGGATGAGTTTACGGCGGAGGAAAAGAAAACGGGAATGTTGTGGCGACACCTGGTAGCAGGAGGTGGAGCTGGTGCAGTGTCCCGTACCTGTACCGCACCCCTGGACCGCCTTAAGGTTCTCATGCAG GTTCATGCGTCACGCAGCAACACCATGGGCATTGGCGGAGGATTCGCCCAAATGATCCGTGAAGGTGGACTTCGGTCGCTGTGGCGAGGGAACGGTATCAACGTTTTGAAGATCGCACCTGAATCTGCTATCAAGTTCATGGCGTACGAGCAG ATTAAGCGGCTGATTGGCAGCAATCAGGAGACTTTGGGAATCCTGGAGAGGCTGGTTGCTGGGTCTCTCGCAGGAGCTATTGCTCAGAGCAGCATCTACCCCATGGAG GTTTTAAAAACTCGTCTTGCCCTGGGAAGGACGGGTCAGTACTCTGGTATCACTGACTGTgctaaacatatatttaaaaaggaGGGACTGACAGCCTTCTATAAAGGTTATATTCCCAATATGTTGGGAATCATCCCTTATGCGGGAATAGATCTGGCTGTTTATGAG ACATTAAAAAACTCGTGGCTGCAGAGGTATGCTACAGACAGTGCCGATCCGGGTGTGTTTGTGCTGCTAGCCTGTGGTACAATGTCTAGTACTTGTGGACAGTTAGCAAGCTACCCATTAGCCTTAGTGAGGACACGAATGCAGGCTCAAG CAGCTACTCAGGAAGGCAGCCCACAGATGACCATGACTGGTCTCTTCAGACATATTGTATGGACAGAGGGCGCTATTGGACTCTATAGAGGCTTGGCACCCAACTTTATGAAGGTCATTCCTGCAGTTAGCATCAGCTATGTGGTGTATGAGAACCTAAAGATCACCCTTGGCGTCCAGTCCTGGTGA
- the LOC132141281 gene encoding calcium-binding mitochondrial carrier protein SCaMC-2-B isoform X5 yields the protein MHQRGSFVSPLLSGVFCQCHSEEYQGSDPGGGGGCGRTLGSATSLSEHRHDESCDSPHHCPVCGGPEQEHRLKVLFQILDVNRDGGICVNDLTIGLKKLGVHRTEHELQKIVKAGDKDLDGQLDFEEFVHYLRDHEKKLRLVFKSLDKKNDGRIDSQEIMQSLRDLGVHISEEQAGKVLKRIRRGHIYAPIMYMDKNGTMTIDWNEWRDYHLLHPADNIPEIILYWKHSTIFDVGESMMVPDEFTAEEKKTGMLWRHLVAGGGAGAVSRTCTAPLDRLKVLMQVHASRSNTMGIGGGFAQMIREGGLRSLWRGNGINVLKIAPESAIKFMAYEQIKRLIGSNQETLGILERLVAGSLAGAIAQSSIYPMEVLKTRLALGRTGQYSGITDCAKHIFKKEGLTAFYKGYIPNMLGIIPYAGIDLAVYETLKNSWLQRYATDSADPGVFVLLACGTMSSTCGQLASYPLALVRTRMQAQATQEGSPQMTMTGLFRHIVWTEGAIGLYRGLAPNFMKVIPAVSISYVVYENLKITLGVQSW from the exons ATGCATCAGCGGGGATCGTTCGTCTCTCCGTTGCTCAGCGGTGTTTTCTGCCAGTGCCACTCGGAAGAGTATCAGGGCTCGGACCCCGGTGGAGGCGGGGGTTGTGGCCGGACTCTGGGCTCCGCGACATCTCTATCCGAGCACCGCCATGACGAGTCTTGCGACTCCCCGCATCACTGCCCGGTGTGCGGCGGGCCCGAGCAGGAGCATCGGCTCAAGGTGCTCTTCCAGATCCTGGATGTCAACAGAGACGGAGGCATCTGTGTCAACGACCTGACCATCGGACTGAAAAAGCTGGGGGTCCATCGCACAGAACATGAACTCCAG AAAATCGTCAAGGCTGGAGACAAAGACTTGGATGGTCAGTTGGACTTTGAGGAGTTTGTGCACTACCTGAGGGACCAtgagaagaagctgaggctggTCTTCAAGAGCCTTGACAAAAAGAACGATG GTCGCATAGATTCCCAGGAGATCATGCAGTCACTAAGAGACCTCGGGGTTCATATATCTGAAGAACAGGCTGGAAAGGTCCTCAAGAG AATAAGGAGGGGTCATATATATGCCCCTATAATGTA TATGGATAAAAACGGTACGATGACGATTGATTGGAATGAATGGAGAGATTACCATCTGCTTCATCCTGCTGACAACATTCCTGAAATCATCCTCTACTGGAAACACTCTACG ATATTTGATGTTGGGGAAAGTATGATGGTCCCGGATGAGTTTACGGCGGAGGAAAAGAAAACGGGAATGTTGTGGCGACACCTGGTAGCAGGAGGTGGAGCTGGTGCAGTGTCCCGTACCTGTACCGCACCCCTGGACCGCCTTAAGGTTCTCATGCAG GTTCATGCGTCACGCAGCAACACCATGGGCATTGGCGGAGGATTCGCCCAAATGATCCGTGAAGGTGGACTTCGGTCGCTGTGGCGAGGGAACGGTATCAACGTTTTGAAGATCGCACCTGAATCTGCTATCAAGTTCATGGCGTACGAGCAG ATTAAGCGGCTGATTGGCAGCAATCAGGAGACTTTGGGAATCCTGGAGAGGCTGGTTGCTGGGTCTCTCGCAGGAGCTATTGCTCAGAGCAGCATCTACCCCATGGAG GTTTTAAAAACTCGTCTTGCCCTGGGAAGGACGGGTCAGTACTCTGGTATCACTGACTGTgctaaacatatatttaaaaaggaGGGACTGACAGCCTTCTATAAAGGTTATATTCCCAATATGTTGGGAATCATCCCTTATGCGGGAATAGATCTGGCTGTTTATGAG ACATTAAAAAACTCGTGGCTGCAGAGGTATGCTACAGACAGTGCCGATCCGGGTGTGTTTGTGCTGCTAGCCTGTGGTACAATGTCTAGTACTTGTGGACAGTTAGCAAGCTACCCATTAGCCTTAGTGAGGACACGAATGCAGGCTCAAG CTACTCAGGAAGGCAGCCCACAGATGACCATGACTGGTCTCTTCAGACATATTGTATGGACAGAGGGCGCTATTGGACTCTATAGAGGCTTGGCACCCAACTTTATGAAGGTCATTCCTGCAGTTAGCATCAGCTATGTGGTGTATGAGAACCTAAAGATCACCCTTGGCGTCCAGTCCTGGTGA
- the LOC132141281 gene encoding calcium-binding mitochondrial carrier protein SCaMC-2-B isoform X6, translating into MVLIASKTDESCVGFFSHIAFNFFFFQLNMLCLCLYVSVHISERIELQYFESDSLPAQLKSLFKLSLFLPSQEFDSYRKWRKKIVKAGDKDLDGQLDFEEFVHYLRDHEKKLRLVFKSLDKKNDGRIDSQEIMQSLRDLGVHISEEQAGKVLKRIRRGHIYAPIMYMDKNGTMTIDWNEWRDYHLLHPADNIPEIILYWKHSTIFDVGESMMVPDEFTAEEKKTGMLWRHLVAGGGAGAVSRTCTAPLDRLKVLMQVHASRSNTMGIGGGFAQMIREGGLRSLWRGNGINVLKIAPESAIKFMAYEQIKRLIGSNQETLGILERLVAGSLAGAIAQSSIYPMEVLKTRLALGRTGQYSGITDCAKHIFKKEGLTAFYKGYIPNMLGIIPYAGIDLAVYETLKNSWLQRYATDSADPGVFVLLACGTMSSTCGQLASYPLALVRTRMQAQATQEGSPQMTMTGLFRHIVWTEGAIGLYRGLAPNFMKVIPAVSISYVVYENLKITLGVQSW; encoded by the exons ATGGTCTTGATAGCTTCGAAAACAGACGAGAGCTGTGTaggttttttttctcacattgcctttaatttttttttttttcagctgaacatgttgtgtttgtgtctttaCGTGTCTGTCCATATCTCAGAACGGATAGAATTACAGTATTTTGAGTCTGATAGTTTACCAGCGCAGCTGAAGTCTCTTTTCAAGTTGAGTTTATTTCTTCCGTCACAAGAATTCGATTCATACAGGAAGTGGCGAAAG AAAATCGTCAAGGCTGGAGACAAAGACTTGGATGGTCAGTTGGACTTTGAGGAGTTTGTGCACTACCTGAGGGACCAtgagaagaagctgaggctggTCTTCAAGAGCCTTGACAAAAAGAACGATG GTCGCATAGATTCCCAGGAGATCATGCAGTCACTAAGAGACCTCGGGGTTCATATATCTGAAGAACAGGCTGGAAAGGTCCTCAAGAG AATAAGGAGGGGTCATATATATGCCCCTATAATGTA TATGGATAAAAACGGTACGATGACGATTGATTGGAATGAATGGAGAGATTACCATCTGCTTCATCCTGCTGACAACATTCCTGAAATCATCCTCTACTGGAAACACTCTACG ATATTTGATGTTGGGGAAAGTATGATGGTCCCGGATGAGTTTACGGCGGAGGAAAAGAAAACGGGAATGTTGTGGCGACACCTGGTAGCAGGAGGTGGAGCTGGTGCAGTGTCCCGTACCTGTACCGCACCCCTGGACCGCCTTAAGGTTCTCATGCAG GTTCATGCGTCACGCAGCAACACCATGGGCATTGGCGGAGGATTCGCCCAAATGATCCGTGAAGGTGGACTTCGGTCGCTGTGGCGAGGGAACGGTATCAACGTTTTGAAGATCGCACCTGAATCTGCTATCAAGTTCATGGCGTACGAGCAG ATTAAGCGGCTGATTGGCAGCAATCAGGAGACTTTGGGAATCCTGGAGAGGCTGGTTGCTGGGTCTCTCGCAGGAGCTATTGCTCAGAGCAGCATCTACCCCATGGAG GTTTTAAAAACTCGTCTTGCCCTGGGAAGGACGGGTCAGTACTCTGGTATCACTGACTGTgctaaacatatatttaaaaaggaGGGACTGACAGCCTTCTATAAAGGTTATATTCCCAATATGTTGGGAATCATCCCTTATGCGGGAATAGATCTGGCTGTTTATGAG ACATTAAAAAACTCGTGGCTGCAGAGGTATGCTACAGACAGTGCCGATCCGGGTGTGTTTGTGCTGCTAGCCTGTGGTACAATGTCTAGTACTTGTGGACAGTTAGCAAGCTACCCATTAGCCTTAGTGAGGACACGAATGCAGGCTCAAG CTACTCAGGAAGGCAGCCCACAGATGACCATGACTGGTCTCTTCAGACATATTGTATGGACAGAGGGCGCTATTGGACTCTATAGAGGCTTGGCACCCAACTTTATGAAGGTCATTCCTGCAGTTAGCATCAGCTATGTGGTGTATGAGAACCTAAAGATCACCCTTGGCGTCCAGTCCTGGTGA